One genomic region from Antedon mediterranea chromosome 3, ecAntMedi1.1, whole genome shotgun sequence encodes:
- the LOC140044724 gene encoding glutathione S-transferase theta-1-like, whose protein sequence is MTLKIFADLLSQPSRSVILFAKLNNIPFVLENTSIAEGAHQTKEFTAINPFQKVPAIQDGDFNLTESVAILKYLASTYKTPAHWYPSDVKKRARVDEYLAWQHVNTRLSCAKVFWCEFLIPRMTGNPINKNKLENCLTGMNKTLTEIEDVFLKDRKYLCGNEITIADIMGVSEVLQVSGSGRDPAEGHPKLGAWIDRVQTQLNPEFDDVFKILFKIRNKSRSRSKL, encoded by the exons ATGACATTGAAGATTTTTGCTGACTTGTTGTCGCAACCGTCACGTTCTGTTATACTATTTGCAAAATTGAATAATATTCCATTCGTTCTAGAAAATACATCTATTGCTGAAG GTGCTCACCAGACCAAAGAATTTACTGCCATCAATCCATTCCAAAAAGTTCCAGCAATACAAGATGGTGATTTCAACCTAACTGAAAG tgTGGCTATATTAAAGTATCTTGCAAGTACTTATAAGACGCCTGCCCATTGGTATCCATCAGATGTGAAAAAACGTGCAAGGGTCGATGAATACTTAGCCTGGCAACATGTAAACACACGATTAAGTTGTGCTAAAGTATTCTGGTGTGAG ttCTTGATTCCAAGGATGACCGGGAACCcaattaacaaaaacaaacttgAAAACTGCCTGACTGGAATGAACAAAACACTCACCGAGATTGAAGATGTTTTTCTTAAAGACCGCAAGTACTTGTGCGGCAATGAGATTACAATTGCTGATATCATGGGAGTATCTGAG GTACTCCAAGTGTCTGGGTCAGGTCGTGACCCTGCAGAAGGTCATCCCAAACTTGGTGCATGGATTGATAGAGTACAGACCCAACTAAATCCAGAGTTTGACGATGTGTTTAAGATTCTATTCAAAATACGGAATAAATCACGATCAAGATCCAAGTTATAA
- the LOC140044722 gene encoding uncharacterized protein, with translation MHAGEISDQSSVSSINSSPTTICPSPPTCQNDALTTLQNGLPPNPELSSALQDAYKVRIRRARKKITEKERRVEVQQRFEDLKNLIPGLNGENRKTVHRQTILKCAVDYIEQLKVEYHVIPHVTDEEFRIEKEKNSRLEAEHIMWCEKLNKLREQKCQQLQEKHMQQMMNGFTDNFTNNVTAMQHIPLVYSNHVYSASHQTNRIQVL, from the exons ATGCATGCTGGGGAGATATCTGACCAATCAAGTGTAAGTAGCATCAACAGCAGTCCAACTACCATCTGTCCTTCTCCACCCACTTGCCAAAATGATGCACTCACAACTCTACAGAATGGACTGCCACCTAACCCAGAACTTAGCAGCGCTCTGCAAGATGCATACAAGGTACGCATTCGTAGGGCACGCAAGAAAATCACGGAGAAGGAACGACGTGTTGAAGTACAGCAAAGATTTGAGGACTTGAAGAACTTGATTCCTGGATTGAACGGAGAGAATCGTAAAACAGTTCACAGACAGACTATACTTAAATGtg CCGTTGACTATATTGAGCAACTAAAGGTAGAGTATCATGTCATCCCACATGTTACAGATGAAGAGTTTCGTATTGAGAAAGAAAAGAACTCAAGATTAGAAGCAGAACATATTATGTGGTGCGAGAAACTCAATAAACTAAG GGAACAGAAATGCCAACAGTTGCAAGAAAAGCATATGCAGCAAATGATGAATGGATTCACAGACAATTTTACAAACAATGTAACTGCAATGCAACACATACCGCTTGTGTATTCAAACCATGTTTACAGTGCCTCACACCAAACTAACCGTATTCAGGTGCTTTAA
- the LOC140043490 gene encoding vitamin K epoxide reductase complex subunit 1-like protein 1, protein MAPTRQHKVVMPIWHRLSRVFLCLAGVILSLYALYVENMKEINNAYTALCDINEQVSCSKVFTSKYGRGFGIVGPILGEDSPLNVPNSLFGILFYFLQFVLGQRHTVNAVWSLIIMSVLSLIGCVYLAYILTFVLHDACVVCVTTYIVNILLFIVNVLKLNVVKSIAVKKSK, encoded by the exons ATGGCTCCCACCAGACAGCATAAGGTCGTTATGCCAATATGGCATCGGCTATCAAGGGTTTTTCTATGTTTAGCAGGtgttattctttctttatatgCTTTATATgtagaaaatatgaaagaaataaacaatGCGTACACAGCATTGTGCGATATAAATGAGCAAGTAAGCTGTTCGAAGGTGTTTACATccaa gtatgGTAGAGGTTTTGGAATTGTTGGACCAATCCTTGGTGAAGACAGTCCACTCAATGTACCCAATAGTTTATTTGgaattttgttttactttctaCAATTTGTCTTGG GTCAACGGCACACAGTTAATGCTGTTTGGAGTTTGATTATAATGTCAGTATTGTCTTTAATTGGTTGTGTATACCTGGCATATATCCTAACCTTCGTGCTCCATGATGCATGTGTAGTTTGTGTAACTACATATATTGTCAACATCCTTCTATTTATAgttaatgttttgaaattaaatgttgttaaaagCATAGCAGTAAAGAAAAGCAAGTAA